The genome window TCAAAGGCGAATGGCTTTGAGGCATAAACTCTTTTCACCGGCGGCGGAACGCGCGGCCGCGGCGCCGCGATGAACCTCGCTCATGCTGAAAACTCATGCTGAAATTTTAGCCCGGACTTACCTCTGGCCAGCTGAGGCTAAAGCGCCGAAGCAGATGATCGGGGGCCGTCTTCTGGTACGATTGCCTGCCAAATATCATTCACCACCTTCTGATGACCCTGTTTCGCTACCATCAACAAGATACGATTTCGAACCGTAGGCCGTCGCCCATCTTCTTTTGCTTTTTCGACGGCTTGCCTAGGAAGAAATGTGCATATGCGATCCGGCTTGCGTTCTTGGGACAAATGGATCAAGTGGACTGAGACGCATCGCACGCGCGAAGCGCTCGATCGTCGCATCCGGCTCGCAGAGCCAGACTTTTCCCCAGCCGCCGAAAGACCAAGGCCCAGGGTCCCATGACTTCGATCTTCAATCGTTGGCTTATGCTTTCGCTCTACGTCTCGACCGGATCGATACTGGTTTTCGCTCACGGATTTGCCGGCGCCGGATCTTTATTTACAGCGGCCTTTATGGCCGGATCGACGTTGGCGCTGTTCTTGTCCAGCCGCCGGGCGAACTTCACTATCGATCTCTGCGATCTTCTGTTCGGGATGTTCATCTGCTGCATCGCGATCTCTTTTGCTGTCAACGAGATCCGTAGTGATCCTAAAGAAATTGCTCTCTTGGCACTTTCGTTGGTTGCTTATCCGTCCGCCCGGTTTTTCGCTGGAAGCAAAGCGATCGCGCCAAGCTTTGTGCTCTGCACAGCGGTAGTCGCGATTATCGGCGCTGTTCTGACCATCCCAGCCCTCCCGGAACAGTGGAGCGACAGCTATGGCAGGCCTCATCCTGTTGTATTCGGAGAGTTTGGAGCGGCTACGCTTCAATTCACTTTGAGTCTGGGCTTTCTGATGATTGCATTGGTCTGTATGAAACTTACAACCCGGCAGGCTATCGCAGCACGAATTCTAGTCGTCATGCTGACAATGGTTTTTGCGGCCTCCTTTGTGAGATTTTCGTTCGTGGCGATCGGAGCCGCCCTCACATTTGCTTTATTATCTAGCCCGGCCCATGGCAGGAGATACGCAGCTACAATGATTTGCCTCATGATCGTTGGCGTCATCATAGGGAACGTTGCTCGTATAGAATTGGCCGCTAGATTTTCGAGCTATGTTCCAGCTGCTGTGCCCGCTCAGGTCGTCGCCCTCACGCCGATCGCCATCCGTGCCGATGAAGGCGTAGAAGGCCAGGCGAAATCAGGCGAAAACGGCACCAACAGACGCACATCGTGCCCTATCATAGATCTGCAAGATTCGATCGCTATTCGGAAACAGCTGTATTTAGATGCCTTCGCCATTCTCCCCAGCGCCGGACCGTTCGGCATAGGCATGGATCACTTCATGGGTAAGTCCTGCATAAAGGACAGCCAGATTCATAATACGATCTTGCAGGCAGCGGTTGAGCTAGGCTGGATCGCAGCAGCGATTCTGGTGGCGCTTCTTATTTTCGCAGGCTTTTCGCTATGGCGGTTGGCTCATTGCACCGCTGAAGCGCGGTTCGCACTGTGTGCACTAGTATTCGTGGTCACACTCGCGATGGCACATGGTCGGATTAGCCATGATTCCCTTGTTTTCTTATTCCTGGGCTATGCGGCGGGGGTGAGAGTGCTGTTCGTGCAATCTGGCAAGGCCCCCGGTACATGATCCCATTCGCTAGATAAACTTGTCCAGCAGCTCGCCCTTTGCGCGCCAACCAGACGACCTCCCTCTACGCTCGGCTGCGCAAAAATCCCTGCCAAGTGTTGCAATTTTACACCGGTGTAGCGTGGACAGAATACAAGCGGCGTGACATACACAGTTTCAATTCAGGGTTTCATAATAACGAACCATAATGCACAGGTCACCGAGTCAATTCTTACGGATGCTATCCCGTGGCAGTACTGCGGTGCACGATCTAGCCCGTCCTATTCGTGAGAGTGCGGCTTTTGGGCCCGATTGATGCGGCCGCACATCTTGTCTGACGAGGCGCACAGGATTGCCTTCGGCTTTTCGCCGCCTGACGACCGGTACTTTGCAACGCGCTTGAGGGATGGGTTGGGCGAACGGGGGCGGACGCCCCGCCGGTCAAGGACCGAGCGGCAGCAGCGCGCCGGGCAAGCCGCAGATCAGGTCGGCTTCGGGACATGCCGCGGCAAACGCAAGGCGAATGCGGCTCGTGGTCTCGACGACACGGGCGGCGATTTTCAAGAGCCGAAGACGCAGCGTCGCGAACTCGGCAGCGGCCAATTCCCGGGCTTTGGGAATGGCGTCGCGCACGGTCAGCATCAGCCAATAAGCGGCCGTATGGAGCACGAGACGGACCTGGTTGGCGAGCGCCGAACGGCAGCTGGTGCGATCGGAGGCGAGCTGCGTCTTATGCAGCTTGATCAGATTCTCGGCTTGGCCGCGCGCGCAATACAGGCTGTCGTAGATCCACTCGGCCGAGCCGACATCGAGGCTGGTGACGACGAAGCGGATGTCGAGGCCGAGCATCGTCGCCTCAATACGGGCGACAGTGCGCCGTTCGCGATCCCAGGACTTTGCCTTGTGGCGCGTCTCGGTATAGCCACGCAGAACCGGCAGGTTCTCGATGGCGCGTCGCGTGCGGATGTCGTCGGCGACCTCGTCGACTTTTCTGGCGAGAGGCTTGGTGCCGGACAGACCGAAGATGTAGTCGATGCCGTTGGTCTCGCACCACGCCATGGCCTCCGGCCGGGCATAGTGCCCGTCGCCACGGAACGTAATTTGCGTGTTGTGCCATCGCGTCCGGATATGCCGTACCAGGCGGCGCAGATGGGCACGCACCTCGACGCCGCCCGGCGTCTTGCCGGGCCGCAGCACGACGGCCACGGGCCGGCTCTTCTCCGTGTCGTAGACGTGGATCGGCAGAAAGCAGCGTTCATCATAATGAGCGTTGAACAGCGAGAGCTGCTGATGGCCGTGGACGACGTCGCAGGTATCATCGATGTCGAGCGTGACGGATGCCGGCTCGTGGGGGTAGCTATCCATCCATGCGTCGACCAAAATGTAGGTCAGTCGGATCACGTCGCGCAGGCGCGGAGCATTCTCCAGCCGCGACAGCGTCGGCTGGGAACACAAATCCCGGCCCGTGTCCGGCAGCCGTCCGCAGGCCAGTTTGAATGCCGGATCGGACCTCAGATGATCGAGGTCGTCGGCGTCCTCGTAGCCGCAGCAGATCGCGAACATGCGAGCGCGGAGCATATCGACCAGGCTGTGCACGACCCGCGTCGGATCGCGCCGATCCGGGAACACCCGGGCCAGATTGTTGGCCAAACCGAGACGCCGCTCGGCCATCGCCAGAAGCATCACGCCCCCGTTCGAGGTTAGGCGCCCACCATCGAAGGCAGCTGTGACTTTCTTGGCGTGAACGGCTGGAAACGAGAAGGGCGGAATCGTATCGTCGGTCATGGCGGGCGTGGCGTTCGCGGTTGGAGGTGATGGGGTTGGCTTCGCAACCGAATCCTACGCCGCATCAGCGCTTTACCCCTCAGGCGCACTCTTACGAATAAGACGG of Bradyrhizobium barranii subsp. barranii contains these proteins:
- a CDS encoding IS1380-like element ISBdi2 family transposase; the protein is MTDDTIPPFSFPAVHAKKVTAAFDGGRLTSNGGVMLLAMAERRLGLANNLARVFPDRRDPTRVVHSLVDMLRARMFAICCGYEDADDLDHLRSDPAFKLACGRLPDTGRDLCSQPTLSRLENAPRLRDVIRLTYILVDAWMDSYPHEPASVTLDIDDTCDVVHGHQQLSLFNAHYDERCFLPIHVYDTEKSRPVAVVLRPGKTPGGVEVRAHLRRLVRHIRTRWHNTQITFRGDGHYARPEAMAWCETNGIDYIFGLSGTKPLARKVDEVADDIRTRRAIENLPVLRGYTETRHKAKSWDRERRTVARIEATMLGLDIRFVVTSLDVGSAEWIYDSLYCARGQAENLIKLHKTQLASDRTSCRSALANQVRLVLHTAAYWLMLTVRDAIPKARELAAAEFATLRLRLLKIAARVVETTSRIRLAFAAACPEADLICGLPGALLPLGP